In Bacillus sp. Cs-700, one genomic interval encodes:
- a CDS encoding menaquinol-cytochrome c reductase cytochrome b/c subunit codes for MHRGKGMKFVGDSRIPAQRKPNIPKDYSEYPGKTEAFWPNFLLKEWMVGAVFLIGYLALTIAHPSPLERVADPTDATYTPLPDWYFLFLYQLLKYKFAAGDYTLVGTVIMPGLAFGALLLAPWLDPGPERRPAKRPVATALMLLGLISTVYLTWESVVTHDWEKAAKQGEIVEAEVDKEAEGYAIYSGQSCIGCHGDSLQGGSGPSLLETKQTKESIMDIAVNGIGGMPANAFKGSDEELEKLADFIVETSEANQ; via the coding sequence ATGCATCGCGGAAAAGGAATGAAGTTTGTTGGCGACTCGCGTATCCCTGCGCAGAGAAAGCCTAACATTCCAAAAGATTATTCAGAGTACCCCGGCAAAACAGAAGCGTTTTGGCCGAACTTCTTGTTAAAAGAGTGGATGGTAGGTGCGGTATTCCTTATTGGGTATCTTGCTCTTACAATTGCCCATCCATCTCCGCTTGAGCGCGTAGCGGACCCTACTGATGCCACGTATACGCCGCTTCCTGACTGGTACTTTCTCTTTCTCTACCAGCTCTTGAAGTACAAATTTGCGGCTGGTGACTATACACTTGTAGGTACAGTCATTATGCCAGGTCTTGCATTTGGTGCACTTCTTCTTGCTCCATGGCTTGATCCAGGCCCTGAAAGAAGACCTGCTAAGCGCCCTGTAGCAACAGCGTTAATGCTTCTTGGTCTTATTTCAACGGTTTACCTAACATGGGAATCAGTTGTTACACATGACTGGGAGAAAGCAGCTAAGCAAGGGGAAATTGTTGAAGCTGAAGTAGACAAAGAAGCTGAAGGATATGCTATTTATTCAGGACAATCTTGTATTGGTTGTCACGGTGATAGCCTTCAAGGTGGATCCGGTCCATCACTTCTTGAAACAAAGCAAACAAAAGAATCCATTATGGATATTGCTGTGAACGGAATCGGCGGAATGCCAGCGAACGCCTTTAAAGGTTCTGACGAGGAACTTGAAAAGCTAGCTGACTTTATTGTTGAAACGTCTGAGGCAAATCAATAA
- the qcrB gene encoding menaquinol-cytochrome c reductase cytochrome b subunit yields MLNKIYDWVDERLDITPMWRDIADHEVPEHVNPAHHFSAFVYCFGGLTFFITVIQILSGMFLTMYYVPDIVNAWESVYYLQNEVAFGQIVRGMHHWGASLVIVMMFLHTLRVFFTGSYKKPRELNWVVGVLIFFVMLGLGFTGYLLPWDMKALFATKVGLEIAVTIPVVGEWAKTLLAGGEIIGAQTLARFFAIHVFFLPAALLGLLAAHFIMIRKQGISGPL; encoded by the coding sequence ATGTTAAATAAAATCTATGATTGGGTAGATGAACGCTTAGATATTACGCCGATGTGGCGCGATATTGCAGATCACGAAGTGCCTGAGCACGTTAACCCGGCTCATCACTTTTCAGCGTTTGTTTATTGTTTTGGCGGTTTAACGTTTTTTATTACTGTGATCCAAATCTTATCCGGGATGTTCTTAACGATGTATTATGTACCAGACATTGTTAACGCCTGGGAGTCTGTATACTATCTTCAGAATGAAGTAGCATTCGGACAAATTGTAAGAGGAATGCACCATTGGGGAGCCAGTCTCGTTATCGTTATGATGTTTCTACATACCCTTCGCGTATTCTTTACCGGCTCTTACAAAAAACCCCGTGAATTGAACTGGGTAGTTGGTGTATTGATTTTCTTTGTTATGCTTGGCTTAGGATTTACGGGATATCTCTTACCATGGGATATGAAAGCGCTATTTGCGACAAAAGTTGGTCTTGAAATTGCGGTAACAATTCCTGTTGTAGGTGAATGGGCAAAGACCCTTCTAGCAGGTGGAGAAATTATTGGAGCGCAAACTCTTGCACGATTCTTTGCGATTCACGTATTCTTCTTACCAGCTGCACTCCTAGGATTGCTTGCTGCTCACTTTATCATGATTCGTAAGCAGGGTATTTCTGGCCCTCTATAA
- a CDS encoding ubiquinol-cytochrome c reductase iron-sulfur subunit has protein sequence MAKKKEVTRRQFLNYSLTGVGGFMAAGMLMPMVRFAIDPLLKEGAKQDFVPVMDTSEITDKPVRKEFKIDQVDGWYESEVTQSAWVYKDEKDEIVALSPVCKHLGCTVDWSSNPAYPDQFFCPCHAGRYTKDGVNVPGTPPLAPLDVYNKKVEDGKLYLGKPEPR, from the coding sequence ATGGCGAAGAAGAAGGAAGTAACAAGACGCCAATTTCTAAACTACAGCCTGACTGGTGTCGGCGGTTTTATGGCAGCAGGGATGCTAATGCCGATGGTTCGTTTTGCAATTGATCCATTGTTAAAAGAAGGGGCCAAGCAGGATTTTGTGCCTGTTATGGACACAAGCGAGATTACGGACAAACCAGTTCGTAAAGAATTCAAAATTGACCAGGTAGATGGTTGGTATGAATCTGAAGTAACGCAATCCGCCTGGGTTTACAAAGATGAAAAAGACGAAATTGTCGCACTTTCACCTGTTTGTAAACACCTCGGATGTACAGTTGACTGGTCTTCAAATCCTGCATATCCTGATCAGTTTTTCTGCCCATGTCACGCGGGGCGTTATACGAAAGATGGTGTGAACGTTCCGGGTACACCACCACTAGCGCCGCTTGATGTTTACAACAAGAAAGTTGAAGATGGAAAACTTTACCTCGGAAAACCTGAACCACGTTAG
- a CDS encoding YpiF family protein: protein MKWTEADIALFEKEKEYVDTVVLPLVPISMTNSMKTIVSMGEYISIISNELERQLKGRLLLLPAYTYLISEEQALKTDRLKKIEQELHVGGIKHIITLTADVEWKQVEDQISSALLWMPAIPLEHMDEQYKMETVSAQVKQVLQFVTNTWQSNINS from the coding sequence ATGAAATGGACTGAAGCAGATATTGCGTTATTTGAAAAAGAAAAAGAATATGTAGATACAGTCGTTCTTCCACTCGTTCCAATATCAATGACGAACAGTATGAAAACGATCGTATCAATGGGAGAGTATATCTCAATCATATCAAATGAATTAGAAAGACAATTAAAAGGTCGTCTTCTTTTGTTGCCTGCTTATACCTATTTAATTTCAGAGGAACAAGCTCTTAAGACGGACCGCTTGAAAAAGATAGAGCAAGAATTGCATGTTGGAGGTATTAAACATATTATCACCTTAACTGCCGATGTAGAATGGAAACAGGTGGAGGACCAAATCTCGAGTGCTTTATTATGGATGCCGGCAATTCCACTTGAACATATGGATGAACAATACAAAATGGAAACGGTCTCAGCTCAGGTAAAGCAGGTTTTACAATTTGTAACAAATACGTGGCAAAGTAATATAAATAGTTGA
- a CDS encoding GNAT family N-acetyltransferase, giving the protein MIRTLEYGDIPLVKEMPTGIEDDYVIRIIHKLMQEEKMVGYFHKEMLVGIAGQTIYEGEAAVLGRLRTHNDFRKKGIASELMNTLQIEAFENPAIIWVGYATEDYNTGGNCIAPHLKMQLESQIVSSRISPHTIIGQTVTRSFHRVSEENKKATIEKYWKESGQSFFPYSIYYPLPYLPSLSSTYLEQVELFANDTGGFMLVKEEKGASYLHVKVLNETTLHSREMWKMVNAYAIEEARTIWIDLPIQQAKWLEPYSHQTTWCLYGQKRSLYDEMD; this is encoded by the coding sequence TTGATTCGAACCCTAGAATACGGGGATATTCCCCTCGTTAAAGAGATGCCCACAGGGATAGAAGATGATTACGTTATTCGCATCATACATAAACTAATGCAAGAAGAGAAGATGGTAGGATATTTCCATAAGGAAATGCTTGTTGGTATTGCTGGCCAGACGATATATGAAGGTGAAGCTGCTGTGCTAGGTCGATTGCGGACACATAATGATTTTCGAAAAAAAGGGATCGCTTCAGAATTAATGAATACGTTACAAATTGAGGCATTTGAAAATCCAGCTATTATCTGGGTTGGCTACGCAACAGAAGACTATAATACAGGAGGTAACTGTATAGCGCCTCATTTGAAGATGCAGCTTGAATCGCAAATTGTGTCTTCTCGTATAAGTCCACACACAATCATCGGACAAACCGTTACAAGGTCGTTTCATAGAGTGTCAGAAGAGAATAAGAAAGCTACGATCGAAAAGTATTGGAAAGAGAGTGGTCAATCATTTTTTCCTTACTCGATCTATTATCCACTTCCATACTTACCTTCTCTTTCTTCCACGTATCTTGAGCAAGTAGAGCTATTTGCTAACGATACGGGTGGATTTATGCTGGTGAAAGAAGAGAAGGGTGCTTCGTATTTGCATGTGAAGGTTTTAAATGAAACAACGCTTCATAGCAGAGAGATGTGGAAAATGGTTAACGCTTATGCGATAGAAGAAGCAAGAACCATATGGATCGACTTGCCAATACAGCAGGCTAAGTGGCTAGAACCTTATTCTCACCAAACAACTTGGTGTTTATATGGACAAAAAAGGAGTTTATACGATGAAATGGACTGA
- a CDS encoding ReoY family proteolytic degradation factor has protein sequence MSSSVSVVEKKDFLKWFLKKYQVKKRECVWLLNYLISDEVLMGNVHFVENAEFCPKALVISTHCVENAPFRFYKHNIITTDPEKSFHDIRLNQDEPIYIQLNFKSKNVSPHYVAVLEENPFLPENMAADKKYSFMAEMVLDESFTRFKKESILKQIDEALDRNDEIAFLHLSKQLSHL, from the coding sequence ATGAGCAGCTCCGTTTCTGTCGTTGAAAAAAAAGACTTTCTGAAATGGTTTCTAAAGAAGTATCAGGTGAAGAAACGTGAATGTGTCTGGCTTTTGAATTATTTAATAAGTGATGAAGTGTTGATGGGGAATGTTCATTTTGTTGAGAACGCTGAATTTTGTCCAAAAGCACTTGTGATTTCAACGCACTGTGTAGAAAATGCGCCTTTTCGTTTTTACAAACATAACATCATTACGACAGACCCTGAAAAGTCTTTTCATGACATTCGCCTGAATCAGGACGAGCCTATTTATATTCAGCTAAACTTCAAAAGTAAAAATGTTTCTCCTCATTACGTAGCTGTTTTAGAAGAGAATCCATTTTTACCGGAGAATATGGCAGCTGATAAAAAATATTCGTTTATGGCTGAAATGGTTCTCGACGAGTCATTCACCCGTTTCAAAAAAGAATCCATTTTGAAACAAATTGATGAGGCACTGGATCGAAATGATGAAATAGCGTTTCTCCATTTAAGTAAGCAATTGAGTCATTTATAA
- a CDS encoding tetratricopeptide repeat protein, with the protein MDRLKQAVSLIESGNFEKGLTELKEVRKEADHESLYDLSNIYYSLGLIEDSRDVVEELLIHYPNEGELLVQAAECYVDLEQEQDAIAALNKIDENDAAYPPALLLLADLYQTEGLEEVAEQKLLEAKRLSPDEPIIDFGLGEFYLTQGHHLKAVPYYEAVLGTKGELANENIELRLAEALSGSGQFEDALTYYEKGLENAREINALFGYGFTALQINEYRKAINAFNELKELDPQYSTLYPYLAKAYEEEGAIAEAIEVLAQGIKFDEFNEELYIQASRLTFKTHDNASGEQYLRELLAINPAHIEAAKTLAAYLKTEERYEDILDLLRNIEEGEQSDPYLDWSAATAYAQVEEYKDAIKRYENAYTYFRQDPIFLEEYGAFLIEEGRREEAVKAFKLALELDPSLVHLEEEILRFDEETFKED; encoded by the coding sequence GTGGATCGTCTTAAACAGGCTGTCTCATTAATTGAGTCGGGAAATTTTGAAAAAGGTTTAACAGAACTAAAAGAAGTACGAAAAGAAGCTGATCATGAAAGCTTATATGATCTCTCCAACATTTACTACAGTCTTGGACTTATTGAAGATTCCAGAGACGTCGTAGAAGAGCTACTTATTCATTATCCAAATGAAGGTGAATTACTTGTACAAGCAGCGGAGTGCTATGTTGATCTTGAACAAGAGCAGGATGCCATTGCTGCTTTAAATAAAATTGATGAAAACGATGCTGCGTATCCACCCGCCCTTCTCTTATTGGCCGATCTTTACCAAACGGAAGGATTGGAAGAAGTTGCAGAGCAAAAACTGCTGGAGGCAAAGCGACTTTCTCCTGATGAACCGATCATCGATTTTGGACTTGGTGAATTCTATTTAACACAAGGCCATCATTTGAAGGCAGTTCCTTACTATGAAGCAGTCCTTGGAACCAAAGGAGAGCTTGCCAATGAAAATATTGAACTTCGATTGGCTGAAGCATTGAGCGGAAGTGGACAATTTGAAGATGCGCTTACTTACTATGAGAAGGGACTAGAGAACGCGCGTGAAATTAACGCCCTGTTTGGTTATGGTTTTACGGCGCTTCAAATCAATGAGTATCGAAAAGCAATTAATGCGTTTAATGAACTGAAAGAGCTAGATCCCCAGTATAGTACACTTTATCCTTATCTTGCCAAGGCTTATGAAGAAGAAGGTGCGATAGCTGAAGCAATTGAGGTGCTGGCTCAGGGGATTAAATTTGATGAATTTAATGAGGAGCTATATATACAAGCTAGTAGGTTAACTTTTAAAACACACGATAATGCAAGCGGAGAACAGTATTTACGTGAATTACTAGCCATTAATCCAGCGCATATAGAAGCTGCGAAAACGCTAGCCGCCTATTTGAAGACAGAAGAACGATATGAAGATATTTTGGATCTCTTGCGAAACATTGAAGAGGGAGAACAAAGTGATCCTTACCTTGATTGGTCAGCGGCAACAGCTTATGCCCAGGTTGAAGAGTATAAAGATGCCATAAAACGTTACGAAAACGCATATACTTATTTCAGACAGGATCCAATTTTTCTGGAGGAATATGGTGCCTTCCTAATTGAAGAAGGTAGAAGAGAAGAAGCAGTGAAAGCTTTCAAGCTTGCTCTAGAGCTAGACCCATCGCTCGTTCATCTTGAAGAAGAAATTTTGAGGTTTGATGAGGAAACTTTCAAAGAGGATTAA
- the aroA gene encoding 3-phosphoshikimate 1-carboxyvinyltransferase, producing METITKAHSLKGTVVIPGDKSISHRAIMFGSIANGTTRITNFLPGADCLSTISCFKQMGVRIEQDGASVVVEGQGIEGLKEPSQLLDVGNSGTTFRLMMGLLAGRPFHSVLAGDESIAKRPMNRVTVPLSQMGAVIDGREEGTFAPISIRGGNLKGITYQSPVASAQVKSGILLAGLQAEGVTTVSETHRSRNHTENMLESFGVKVKRDGLSVSVEGGQQLTATNVEVPGDISSAAFFLVAGAIVPNSTITLLNVGINETRSGILDVLEQMGAALSIKNRRVVNQEEVADLTICTSDLREAVIEGDIIPRLIDELPIIALLATQANGKTIIRNAEELKVKETNRIDAVVEALQTLGASITGTPDGMVIEGPTPLHGGEVSSLGDHRIGMMLAVAGCITEGAVELALPDAIKVSYPDFFDHLKKLKAGS from the coding sequence ATGGAAACAATAACGAAAGCGCACAGTCTTAAAGGAACAGTCGTGATACCTGGAGATAAATCAATATCCCACCGTGCAATCATGTTTGGTTCAATTGCTAATGGCACAACCCGGATTACGAACTTCCTTCCTGGAGCAGATTGTTTAAGTACCATTTCCTGTTTTAAACAGATGGGGGTTCGTATTGAACAAGATGGCGCATCTGTTGTTGTAGAAGGGCAGGGAATTGAAGGACTCAAGGAACCTTCTCAGCTTCTCGATGTAGGAAATTCGGGTACTACTTTTCGCTTAATGATGGGATTACTTGCGGGTCGCCCATTTCACTCTGTTTTAGCGGGAGACGAGTCAATTGCTAAACGACCGATGAATCGTGTAACGGTTCCATTATCACAGATGGGTGCTGTTATTGATGGAAGAGAGGAGGGCACATTTGCACCAATCTCAATCCGAGGTGGCAATTTGAAAGGCATTACATATCAGTCGCCTGTCGCAAGTGCTCAGGTTAAATCAGGCATTCTTCTTGCTGGTTTACAAGCTGAAGGAGTTACGACTGTTTCTGAAACACACCGCTCCAGAAATCACACCGAAAATATGCTGGAGAGTTTCGGCGTAAAGGTTAAAAGAGATGGACTTTCAGTTAGTGTAGAAGGCGGTCAACAGCTAACTGCTACGAATGTTGAAGTACCTGGAGATATTTCTTCAGCTGCCTTTTTCCTTGTAGCGGGGGCAATTGTTCCAAACAGCACAATAACCTTATTAAATGTTGGTATTAACGAAACAAGGTCCGGCATATTAGATGTTCTTGAACAAATGGGTGCAGCATTATCGATTAAAAATAGACGAGTAGTCAATCAAGAGGAAGTAGCAGATCTTACGATTTGTACGAGCGATCTTCGTGAAGCAGTCATTGAAGGGGATATCATTCCACGCTTAATTGATGAGTTGCCGATTATTGCGCTTCTTGCAACCCAGGCGAATGGAAAGACAATTATTCGCAATGCTGAAGAATTAAAAGTAAAAGAAACGAATCGCATAGATGCGGTTGTGGAAGCTTTGCAAACTTTAGGGGCATCGATAACTGGTACACCAGACGGCATGGTGATAGAAGGACCTACGCCTCTTCATGGTGGGGAAGTTTCAAGTTTAGGTGATCATCGGATCGGTATGATGCTTGCTGTCGCTGGATGTATAACTGAAGGTGCTGTCGAGCTCGCATTACCTGATGCTATCAAAGTGTCATATCCTGATTTTTTTGACCATTTGAAGAAGCTTAAAGCAGGTTCCTAG
- a CDS encoding prephenate dehydrogenase — protein MSKNVAIIGLGLIGGSIALAIKAGHQDAMITGFDVNQNQLDLAKALRVVDDTASSLEEAVQKADYIMIAAPVVQTEQILEQLSSIKLKDGVIVSDVGSTKLSIVSHAKKILNPSITFIGGHPMAGSHKTGVTAAKSHLFENAFYILTPDDTVDRSKLHDLMDLLSSTNATFVELEAKEHDYLVGLISHFPHILAASLVNFVSDRNDSQRFNVARFAAGGFRDITRIASASPVMWRDILLRNKDVLLQMTEDMKLELDRIQGYIKEENEDGIFNYFSGAKDFRDGLPVRSRGAIPAFYDLFLDVQDQPGVIAAVTQKLAKEEISITNIRIIETREDIMGVLRVSFRSETDRDNAKVILDRDFETYVDDK, from the coding sequence ATGAGTAAAAATGTAGCAATCATCGGTCTTGGACTAATCGGGGGATCGATTGCTCTGGCAATTAAAGCAGGGCATCAGGACGCCATGATTACAGGGTTCGATGTGAATCAAAACCAGCTTGATCTTGCAAAAGCTCTTCGTGTTGTAGATGACACCGCTTCTTCTCTTGAAGAAGCGGTGCAAAAAGCAGACTATATCATGATTGCAGCTCCAGTCGTTCAAACGGAGCAAATCCTAGAACAACTTTCCTCAATAAAATTAAAGGATGGCGTCATCGTATCGGATGTGGGAAGTACTAAGCTTTCGATCGTAAGTCATGCGAAGAAAATTCTTAATCCTTCTATTACGTTTATTGGTGGGCATCCGATGGCTGGCTCCCACAAAACGGGCGTGACAGCAGCAAAATCTCACCTGTTTGAGAATGCTTTTTATATCTTAACGCCAGACGATACTGTCGATCGATCGAAACTACACGACTTAATGGACCTTTTAAGCTCTACCAATGCTACTTTTGTTGAGCTTGAAGCTAAGGAACATGATTATTTAGTCGGATTAATTAGTCATTTCCCGCATATTTTAGCTGCAAGTCTTGTGAATTTTGTTAGTGATCGAAATGATAGTCAGCGCTTTAACGTCGCAAGGTTTGCAGCTGGAGGGTTTCGAGACATTACGCGTATTGCATCAGCTAGTCCTGTGATGTGGCGTGACATTCTGTTGAGGAACAAAGATGTTTTACTTCAGATGACAGAAGACATGAAGTTAGAATTAGATAGAATTCAGGGCTATATTAAAGAGGAAAATGAGGACGGTATTTTTAATTATTTTTCGGGCGCGAAAGACTTTCGTGATGGATTACCCGTTCGCTCAAGAGGAGCGATACCGGCCTTTTATGATTTGTTCCTTGATGTACAGGATCAGCCCGGTGTAATCGCTGCTGTTACGCAAAAACTCGCAAAGGAAGAAATTTCAATTACAAACATTCGAATCATTGAAACCCGAGAAGATATTATGGGTGTGCTTCGAGTGAGCTTTCGCTCAGAAACGGACCGTGATAATGCGAAAGTAATCCTAGACCGTGATTTTGAAACATATGTAGATGATAAATAA
- the hisC gene encoding histidinol-phosphate transaminase: MIPKRQMKGLTPYKPGKPIEEVKKELGLKQVIKLASNENPFGSSQSVKDAIEKELSQLHIYPDGYAASLRTEVANHLNVNEDQLVFGNGSDEVVQILCRTYLEKGTNTVMATPTFPQYRHNAVIEDAEVREVPLIDGKHQLKEMLQAIDENTRIIWVCSPNNPTGEHIPEDELFAFLNKVPEHVLVVMDEAYKEYVTATDFPDTLATLSKYKNLVVLRTFSKAYGIAALRVGYGVANPEVIASIEPSREPFNTSRVAQAAAIAALRDQQFIEMCREENEKGRALYYAFCEQYELSVYPSQGNFVLIDFGMPADEVFDYLMKHGYIVRSGSALGFPTSARITVGSEEQNKEIISCLSQFLNDKRTGQS, from the coding sequence ATGATTCCAAAAAGACAAATGAAAGGGTTAACCCCTTACAAGCCAGGTAAACCAATTGAAGAAGTAAAGAAAGAACTTGGTCTTAAACAAGTTATTAAGCTTGCTTCAAATGAAAATCCATTTGGTTCTTCTCAAAGTGTGAAAGATGCGATTGAAAAAGAATTGTCGCAATTACACATTTATCCAGATGGTTATGCAGCTTCTCTCCGAACTGAGGTAGCAAATCATCTTAATGTAAATGAAGATCAGCTCGTTTTCGGTAATGGTTCAGATGAAGTCGTTCAAATTCTTTGCAGAACGTATCTTGAAAAAGGAACGAACACGGTGATGGCTACACCAACTTTTCCGCAATACCGTCATAACGCCGTCATTGAAGATGCTGAGGTTCGTGAAGTTCCTTTAATTGATGGAAAGCATCAATTAAAGGAGATGTTACAAGCTATTGATGAGAATACGCGAATCATTTGGGTTTGTTCACCTAATAATCCGACTGGAGAACACATTCCAGAGGATGAGCTATTTGCGTTTTTGAATAAGGTGCCAGAGCACGTGCTTGTGGTAATGGATGAAGCATACAAAGAATATGTGACCGCTACTGATTTTCCTGACACGCTTGCAACCCTTTCAAAATATAAAAATCTGGTCGTTTTACGTACGTTTTCTAAAGCTTATGGAATCGCTGCGTTGCGCGTTGGGTATGGTGTAGCTAACCCGGAAGTGATCGCGTCAATTGAACCTTCCAGAGAACCGTTTAATACTTCCCGCGTCGCACAAGCTGCTGCAATTGCTGCCCTAAGAGACCAGCAATTTATAGAGATGTGTCGAGAAGAAAACGAGAAGGGTCGCGCTCTTTACTATGCTTTTTGTGAGCAATATGAATTATCAGTGTATCCTTCTCAAGGGAATTTTGTTCTTATCGATTTTGGTATGCCGGCAGATGAAGTATTTGACTATCTCATGAAGCATGGGTACATTGTCCGCTCTGGTTCTGCTCTCGGCTTTCCAACTTCAGCGCGAATAACCGTCGGATCGGAAGAGCAAAACAAGGAAATCATTAGCTGTCTATCGCAATTTCTTAATGACAAGAGAACGGGACAGTCATGA
- the trpA gene encoding tryptophan synthase subunit alpha, which translates to MNKRFEQYVNGRTDLFIPFIVAGDPTEETTIDLALMLQEEGANAIELGIPYSDPLADGPVIQRASLRALEHGMSLEKAMGLVKKMREKGLEIPVVIFTYYNLLLQLGEERFFALVRENDIDGLLVPDLPFEESEEWRESCNANETALISLVAPTTSDKRLQAISKEATGFLYCVSSLGVTGTRTDFHSSVFTFLDRVKEHSMIPVAVGFGVSAPEQVEKLKDHCDGVIVGSAIIRQVEEQVEVLKNEASHKEGVDQIRSYVRNLISPYGKAKIHS; encoded by the coding sequence ATGAATAAACGATTTGAACAATACGTAAACGGTCGGACGGATCTTTTTATTCCATTTATTGTAGCTGGCGATCCAACAGAAGAAACAACCATTGATTTAGCACTAATGTTGCAGGAAGAAGGAGCAAACGCCATTGAACTCGGCATCCCGTATTCCGATCCATTAGCAGATGGTCCAGTCATTCAGCGCGCATCATTACGTGCGCTTGAACATGGTATGAGTCTTGAAAAGGCGATGGGTCTCGTGAAGAAAATGCGAGAAAAAGGACTTGAAATTCCAGTTGTAATATTTACTTATTACAATCTTTTGTTACAATTAGGAGAAGAACGCTTCTTCGCTTTAGTGCGAGAAAATGATATTGACGGACTTTTGGTTCCTGATCTTCCTTTTGAAGAAAGTGAAGAGTGGAGGGAAAGCTGCAATGCTAATGAGACTGCGCTGATTTCTCTGGTTGCGCCAACAACTTCAGATAAAAGACTGCAGGCGATATCGAAAGAAGCTACTGGATTTCTTTATTGCGTCTCATCACTCGGTGTCACGGGTACAAGAACTGATTTTCATTCCTCTGTATTTACATTTCTCGACCGGGTGAAAGAGCATAGTATGATTCCAGTTGCAGTTGGCTTTGGAGTATCTGCTCCTGAACAAGTTGAGAAGTTAAAAGATCACTGCGATGGCGTTATTGTTGGCAGTGCCATTATTCGTCAAGTTGAGGAACAAGTGGAAGTGTTGAAGAACGAAGCATCCCATAAAGAGGGGGTTGATCAAATTCGGTCATATGTACGAAATTTGATTTCTCCATATGGGAAAGCGAAAATTCATTCGTGA
- the trpB gene encoding tryptophan synthase subunit beta, giving the protein MSTSVPDQRGRYGRYGGKYVPETAMYALEELEQSLNEAMADQEFMKNYHDELKKYSGRPTPITHAENLSKRLGGAQIYLKREDLNHTGAHKLNNAIGQALLAVRMGKEKIVAETGAGQHGVAAATVAARFGLECKVFMGEEDIRRQELNVFRMKLLGAEVVPVSSGSRTLKDATNEAIRYWVANVEDTFYLIGSVVGPHPYPKMVRDFQRVIGDESREQMEGLPDKVIACVGGGSNAMGMFYPFLKDDVDLIGVEAAGKGIHTGEHAATLSEGRLGVIHGSITYLLQNETGQIQEPHSISAGLDYPGIGPEHAYLNETGRVTYVGITDAEALDALKVLSEEEGIIPAIESAHALSEAIKQAQNMNQEERILVCLSGRGDKDVHTIMEHLGGDGDE; this is encoded by the coding sequence ATGTCAACAAGTGTACCTGATCAACGCGGAAGATATGGTAGATACGGTGGAAAGTATGTTCCTGAAACAGCTATGTATGCCCTTGAAGAATTAGAACAGTCTCTAAACGAAGCAATGGCAGATCAAGAGTTTATGAAAAACTACCATGATGAATTAAAGAAGTACTCAGGGCGACCTACACCGATTACTCATGCGGAGAATTTATCCAAAAGACTTGGTGGTGCACAAATTTACTTGAAGCGTGAAGATTTGAATCATACGGGTGCACATAAATTAAACAATGCGATTGGCCAGGCACTTTTAGCTGTTCGAATGGGGAAAGAAAAAATTGTAGCCGAGACTGGTGCAGGACAGCATGGTGTGGCAGCAGCAACCGTGGCAGCGCGTTTCGGTTTAGAGTGCAAAGTGTTTATGGGAGAAGAGGATATTAGAAGGCAGGAATTGAATGTTTTTAGAATGAAGCTTCTAGGGGCGGAAGTTGTACCAGTGTCTTCAGGCAGTCGAACATTAAAAGATGCGACAAATGAAGCAATTCGTTACTGGGTAGCCAACGTTGAAGATACGTTTTATTTAATTGGTTCTGTTGTAGGGCCTCATCCTTATCCTAAAATGGTAAGAGACTTCCAACGAGTGATTGGTGACGAATCGCGAGAACAAATGGAAGGATTACCTGATAAAGTGATTGCTTGTGTTGGTGGTGGGAGTAATGCAATGGGAATGTTCTACCCATTTCTTAAAGATGACGTTGATTTAATAGGTGTGGAAGCTGCAGGTAAAGGAATTCATACAGGGGAACACGCTGCAACGCTGTCTGAAGGACGCCTTGGAGTCATTCATGGTTCAATTACTTATCTTTTACAAAATGAAACAGGTCAAATTCAGGAGCCTCACTCCATTTCTGCTGGTCTTGATTACCCTGGAATTGGACCGGAACATGCCTATTTAAATGAGACGGGTCGCGTAACGTATGTGGGCATCACGGATGCAGAGGCGCTTGATGCTTTAAAAGTTCTTTCTGAAGAAGAAGGCATCATTCCGGCGATAGAAAGTGCTCATGCACTCTCAGAAGCTATTAAACAAGCGCAAAATATGAATCAAGAAGAACGTATTCTTGTATGTCTTTCTGGAAGAGGCGATAAAGATGTGCATACGATAATGGAGCATCTTGGAGGTGACGGAGATGAATAA